A region of Streptomyces sp. R44 DNA encodes the following proteins:
- a CDS encoding WhiB family transcriptional regulator — translation MFHPDPSPWQASAACAGLSPSVVFARRAKEAAPALRACASCPVRNECETAVAPAESYFDGVCAGRLWRNGRPADAHRVAKALAKTGSGRRD, via the coding sequence TTGTTCCATCCCGACCCGTCCCCCTGGCAGGCCTCCGCCGCGTGCGCCGGCCTCTCCCCGTCCGTCGTCTTCGCCCGCCGCGCCAAGGAGGCGGCCCCGGCCCTGCGGGCCTGCGCCTCCTGCCCCGTGCGGAACGAGTGCGAGACGGCGGTGGCCCCGGCCGAGAGCTACTTCGACGGTGTCTGCGCGGGCCGCCTCTGGCGCAACGGCCGCCCGGCGGACGCCCACCGCGTGGCCAAGGCCCTCGCGAAGACGGGAAGCGGCCGCCGTGACTGA
- a CDS encoding helix-turn-helix domain-containing protein: MSTQGLDEFAGWVEGLMRQRGYDIDSPRGGGKSRIADEAGVHRAAVTRLLQRQSMPDLETMRRIAPLLGVSVRDMLIRSGRVTPEELPMAADLLPPSDWQPSMEDFARWLGVPDERMGVFVKVVNQFLEPDVDTGAAAGEAAEPRRTARD, from the coding sequence ATGAGCACTCAAGGGCTCGACGAATTCGCAGGCTGGGTCGAAGGCCTGATGAGACAGCGCGGCTACGACATCGACAGCCCGCGCGGCGGCGGCAAGTCCCGGATCGCGGACGAGGCCGGTGTCCACCGCGCGGCCGTCACGCGCCTGCTGCAGCGGCAGAGCATGCCCGACCTGGAGACCATGCGCCGGATCGCCCCGCTGCTCGGCGTCTCGGTCCGCGACATGCTCATCCGGTCCGGTCGCGTGACCCCCGAGGAACTCCCGATGGCGGCGGACCTGCTGCCGCCGAGCGACTGGCAGCCCTCGATGGAGGACTTCGCCCGCTGGCTGGGCGTGCCCGACGAGCGGATGGGCGTCTTCGTCAAGGTCGTGAACCAGTTCCTGGAGCCCGACGTCGACACCGGCGCCGCCGCCGGCGAGGCCGCCGAGCCCCGCCGCACGGCCCGGGACTGA
- the rpsL gene encoding 30S ribosomal protein S12 — MPTIQQLVRKGRQDKVEKNKTPALEGSPQRRGVCTRVFTTTPKKPNSALRKVARVRLTSGIEVTAYIPGEGHNLQEHSIVLVRGGRVKDLPGVRYKIIRGSLDTQGVKNRKQARSRYGAKKEK; from the coding sequence GTGCCTACGATCCAGCAGCTGGTCCGTAAGGGCCGGCAGGACAAGGTCGAGAAGAACAAGACGCCCGCACTCGAGGGTTCCCCTCAGCGTCGCGGCGTCTGCACGCGTGTGTTCACGACCACCCCGAAGAAGCCGAACTCGGCCCTCCGTAAGGTCGCGCGTGTGCGTCTGACCTCGGGCATCGAGGTCACGGCCTACATCCCGGGTGAGGGTCACAACCTGCAGGAGCACTCCATCGTGCTCGTGCGCGGTGGCCGTGTGAAGGACCTGCCGGGTGTTCGCTACAAGATCATCCGCGGTTCCCTCGACACGCAGGGCGTCAAGAACCGTAAGCAGGCTCGCAGCCGCTACGGCGCCAAGAAGGAGAAGTAA
- the rpsG gene encoding 30S ribosomal protein S7 has product MPRKGPAPKRPVIIDPVYSSPLVTSLINKILLDGKRSTAERIVYGAMEGLREKTGQDPVITLKRALENVKPALEVKSRRVGGATYQVPIEVKPGRASTLALRWLVGYSRARREKTMTERLMNELLDASNGLGAAVKKREDTHKMAESNKAFAHYRW; this is encoded by the coding sequence ATGCCTCGTAAGGGCCCCGCCCCGAAGCGCCCGGTCATCATCGACCCGGTCTACAGCTCTCCTCTTGTCACCTCGCTGATCAACAAGATCCTGCTGGACGGCAAGCGTTCCACCGCCGAGCGCATCGTGTACGGCGCCATGGAGGGTCTTCGTGAGAAGACCGGCCAGGACCCGGTCATCACGCTGAAGCGCGCTCTCGAGAACGTCAAGCCGGCCCTCGAGGTCAAGTCCCGCCGTGTCGGTGGCGCCACCTACCAGGTGCCGATCGAGGTCAAGCCGGGCCGCGCGTCCACGCTGGCCCTCCGCTGGCTCGTCGGTTACTCCCGCGCCCGTCGCGAGAAGACCATGACCGAGCGCCTCATGAACGAGCTCCTGGACGCCTCCAACGGTCTCGGCGCTGCGGTCAAGAAGCGTGAGGACACGCACAAGATGGCCGAGTCCAACAAGGCCTTCGCGCACTACCGCTGGTAG